GCATTCAAGCAGGTAAGGCACTGTGAGCATATTCACAAGAAATGATATTCACATGGAGTGTTAGCAGAAGCAGCATTGTGCCAATAACTCGTGCAGGAACAGAGGCACCCAAATCAATAAGAATGGAGGCCTCAATTCTGAACTCTCGAATCTAACGCTAGAAGTATTTTCTTCCTTGGGCCCTGGGCATGAAAGCAAACAGAAACAAAAGTAGCATGTCAATTCATGTCCACTGAAAATGCAACGAAAATGTTATTGTAATGACACAGGACTCTTCCAgcaaaatattttgttaaaGCATACCTTGCAGATGGAAAATTGATTTCAGATTGAACTGAACTCATCAGAATATGAATTACACAAATACATGATGATGGGTATTTTAGTGGACCTCATGAAGTCCAAAGACTGTTACGGAGTTATATGTCAATGGAATACTAAGCGACACCTTTctttcatacatatatatcagAATTGTTCATCTCAATAGAAGCCTCTTCCTAAATCATGCATATTTTGTGAACTATTTCCAAAAGAGAGACTAGATTTGGTGAACGTATGAAACAAAGAGAAGTACCATTGGAATTCCCAAAGCTTTGAGATCCTCATCGCCCATGTGAATAAGTGCAGTCATGTCAATCTGATGATAGACAAGTAGACAAACATGAAGTCAACATTcacaaaaaagttcaaaaaatgaacatggAAGATGGAGTTGAGCAAAATGATACACCTCCTCTGCTTGAAATGTAATCAAGTACTTCTCCAGACCCAAGGACTTTAGCAGAGAAGCCACGGAGGATCCTGACTGCAAAGAGTTGGAAAACTTGGTAATGAAAAAGTGCATAACAATAGTGAGTATAGCAATTACTTAACAAAAATGTATTACATTGCAGAATAAACACAAGCATAAGTGGAACCTTTATGGAGGCAAAACCGGTCAACAGACAAGCATTGGATATACAGTATACACATTATACAAGCAAAGCACCTACACTTATTGACAGATCACCATATGACCCTACACTATAAAACATCTGCCTAGACAATCTACAAAGACAAATATGTGCCGAGATGTGTGCCAAATAAACTTGcatagagaaaacaaaatcattcaaaaaatacatagcaaaaacaaaaaaagaagagaaatagtAGCCAGATGTACCAAAAAAAGATGCTGATTGGAACTAATGTCCAAGCTAGCTTCAAATGGCATtaaatcccaagatttgacCTCACCCCACGGGTCCTAATCAAAATCTATTAGGCAATCATTTCCCAGTTTGAGCTGATTGTACTCCAACAATTTAAAGTAGAAAATAGTTTAGCAGCTTGATCTTATTGAGATCTTGAATATGGAAGCCAATTAAATTGAATCCCATAAATAATGCAGAGCAACCACTTCATCCTTTATTAAACCAGCATATGCACTTTTTTCTTGCATTATTGTTTTACAAAACGAAGTCcactaaatatttgaaaaatatgcacATGGTATGTGTTATGTCATTAGGCATGCAATAAGAAACTACGAGAATCATGGTCCATATGAGTGCTGGAAGCTCATTTGAAATTATTTCATTGGCATTGGTTGGCACTTATCACATACCGCACAAGCTGATAAGTGACAAAAacagttctaacttctaagaaATAGGTTAAGAAGTAAATGCCATGCACACATTGTCAGCAGAAAAGAACTATATTTTGCCATTAATACCTTCTGCTTAGTCTTTTTCACAGAAGAAGGGTTAGCAACATTCTCTTCAGCTATTTCAGCTGCTGGAGCACTTCTTTTCACAACCTTCGCATCTGACATCGGGTTGCTCTTCCGAACATCAGTAGTTGGTGGTACTGGTTGTGAATGACTCATGCCCGATAGCTTTTCTCGAAGATCTCCTGATTGAGATGCTCTTCCAGTCTGTGAACTCTTTCTTTGAAGCTTTCGACGCAGATCCTGGACTCCTAGCTTAGGATCTTTAAGTTCATTTACCATGGAAGCAAACAACCTCATCAACAAcatctaaagaaaaataaaactgttgATGATATAGAAGATGTCATATTAAGTTCGTACTCGAAACATGAGGATGTTCACTGTTCTCATATAAATCATGCTTCCACTTATCATCATCTTGGCGCTGCCTGCAAAAGTAGTGCTAATGGATAACTCAACAACATGGACAACTGGAAGCGAACAGTCTAGGGTAAGCAGCACAAGCACAAAGACATTGGCAAGACATAGAACAGCACTGACTAACACTTAAAAAAAGGCAAACTGGCAAAgtaattcaaaaattcaaattcacaAAACCTAAACCATTCAGGTCCAAGAAAATTCAAGTACAAACCAATTTGCTCAATAACTGCAGAAACCAATTTTACTAGAGAATAAACAGAAAACATTATAAAGTGAAGACTTTTTACCTGCACAAAACCAGCCTTATATCAACATTTTATTTGCGTTTATATGATTCAATCAACCTTTCAGAGTTGAATAGGTGACCTACCATTTGAAAATGCTTAGGACAATCCCTAGGCTCGCCCAGGCAATCAATAACCTAGGCTTTTTCATTGACAACCTGAACTTTTTGTTCCATTTTATTTCTtactctttttttccttttgtttttgttgttgtatgtgattttgcattaaaaattaaGAGTATATTGGTGTGTATGCACACTTATATATGCATTATCTtcttaacacattttttatgtattaGAATTACAATAGAAGATGATTCTACTGCAAGCAATAAGTTGATTATATTGAGGATCTTTGTTGCCTTCTTTTAGTTAGACTGGTAATCTTAAGTTTTGTTttaggattttaattttttgtaccGCTAGAAGTGCCTATGCTGGCTTACAGGCACCTAGGCTCTAGGCTCAACTGATCACCTAGCACCGCCTAATGCTTTTAACATACATACCTAACAGCCCAAGATATCAATCAAGCTTTCAGATGAACTGTAACAAACACAGCTAACAGCCCAAGATATTAATCAAGGTTTTAGATGGAGCGTAACACTTTGAGGTTGATAATAAATAGGTAGAAAGTTATATCCCACATATAGTTGCACTCTCAGCGGCTATACTGACTGCATCAAGAAGTTGCtgttgggaaaaaaagaactgGGAATCAGCTGCATAGCATCATGAAGATAAATTTTACTATTCTGTTGCATGAACACTTATACAAGTGTCAGCCACTTTTAGGCACTAATATTTACACTCTTTGGACAATTTCTAATAGGTGTGTCAAACTTTTCCCATTTAACCCTGACAGAAGCAGTAGAAGTGGAACATTAGCAGTTAACAGCAACCTGAAATTTTTAATATCCAGTTAGTCGACGACTAGACATAGCTAACTTGCGCACTGCTCAATTGCTTCcccttttctgaatttttcgCAAACAATAGTGCCCTCCCCGGCCATCAACATATTTCCTGATTTTGCCTGCTCCTACCCAAAATTAACCTTAATCAGGAGGCATAATGGAGCAGAAGACACTTAACCCTCTGCCTAAAAAGAAGGCTCTCTGTTTTATATTAAAGCATGCTATAAATAACAAGATGCAAGAGTAACAAGCTCCCCtccaccttttcttttggcTAGCCAATAAATGGAGGGAGAAAGAGCAGATACTCCTCTCTTTTTAATACCCGACATttcataaaataacatatatatttatgatgGCTTCAATAAACACTAACGAGAAAGCtgccatacacacacacacacacacatacatacatacatatatatatattatgatgaTGACACTTGCCCCAACAATTGGAGAGACCTATAAAACATGCAAATTCTCAATAAAATCTGGATTGAATACCACTACCACTACCTCATAGTATTCtcaacatacatatatatatagtatgatGATGACACTTGCCCCAACAATTGGAGAGACCTATAAAACATGCAAATTCTCAATAAAATCTGGATTGAATACCACTACCACTACCTCATAGTATTCTCAATGCACAAGAATGGCCAAACTGTACTTGATTGATGGAGTCATAAAGCAAGATGGTCATCATTTCCAATGAATCTCCTTATAGTTGCAATGCTGGCATTTGCACTTTAAGGACAGTGCATGCCTTGAACAGCCAGGAATTGGTAAGATTCACATCGAGAAAAGCATGGGATTACCAGCAATCTAGGAAACATATTGCCCCTACATCTGTGTGACACGGGTACGCCTGTTTTGCCCAGGTACTCGTGTCGGGTACGTGGGTACGGTGACACGGGTACGCGTATGGCTGGGGTACGGCtgcattttaaaacttaaaattatattttcaaatttaattttttctctaatttttaattttttccttcttttatatttcccttccaaTAGGATTCCatattttcctcccatttttctttaattttgagattttttgtaGAATATAAGAATAAGACTGttaatgcttttttttcatttgatcatttttagaatttaaaaatttgtcatacCCGCAtacccataattttcaaaatcatcgTACCAGAACCCATAAcgccatacccgtacccgtaccgtacccacacccatgtgacatagccctACATTCTACCATTCTGGAATTTCTGGTTATGTATCAATAGCCCAACGCACACGAATGCACAAACTGCACCTAAAGGTCATGAAGACACAAAGCAAGATGATGACTGGTTCCAAAGTGAACCACACGATAGCTGCAATGTCAGCACTCACACTTTAAGGATAAGGCCGGCTCCTAAAGAAATTGTAAGAATCACATAAAATAGAGTATCGGATGATAAGTAGTCTAGGGGACAAACACATCCTATAGTTCTAGAATTTTGGCTTAGGGATGTATTTAGGTCTTCTAATCCCAAACGCTAGCCAATAGAGACTGCAAAACTTGGTAACATCCAAATAAAGTGATGTCCATCTATTTATCATGTAACCTTAGTTGTCAAGGCACCCAGGCGCGCTGGCtggcctaggcaaaaaaggtgaccttctttttttgtttttttagttatgttagccattacataataaaattatgtagttactgactgaactgtaagcttctattctaagtaaaacttaaaaaattgttCTGTTCAGTtatgttctgttctgttctaattgaattattatattttgtaagtaaagccaaaaagtaaaacatgaaaaattgttctgttcttgtttacatgacagaTTAACAGTACATTTTCAGCTTGTTTACACATTGAAAAACTGTGCTGTTCTATTCTAGCTGATGCTttagtttgatacacaaaagaaaacaagtcatttttatttacatactggacaatgcttgcatttcttatagactatttcagttatagacctcatagactatttcatttgaatcatttcaaacaaaaatcatatcaaatcagtacatataatatacattacaagttcacaacagattgtacatataacatataatatacatataacacacaAAACACCCtcacaaatgagaaaataaatttgtattCAGGTTGCAAAAGTAAGGTCTACATGTATTTCTCTGATTACTAGACATGCACAAAACAAGAGAAGCTGGTggtctttttaccataaacctaggTTTTAACGTGAGTAAGAAGGCTGGCAtaggttccacaaaatatgttttagagcacataagatatatacagaAATTCATTGGTTGTATAGAACATGTACTTAACATATGGCTGGAACTTCCAGTTGACgagttgatatagaatatgtaattaacgTACAGCAAACTGTACAGTGTACTTAAAGAAcagaaattatataatataactgcatataatataagtatatacagtataacaatgtataataaaattacatgACTTAATTTGGAGGGAAGGTTACTTTTCACCTCCCTATGGACTAGGCGTGATagcgcctagtccagcctaggtgcCAGTCTAACACATgtcgcctaagtgatggacttaggcgacgGGTGTGGCCTCATGCCTAGGCGACACCTAGGCATGGACTAGTCCATGCCTTTAACAACTAAGCATGTAACTACAAGAAATTACATCCAATTTGTAAGAATCTCATTACAAAAAAGAGGGGTAGTACCAAACTTGCATCCAAATAGTGTTACCCACATATTTTTCATCTaattacaaaaaaacatgtCCAATCATTAGATATTTCATAGAAGAAATTGGTGTTGTGGCTTATTATGATCTTATTGTAGGTAGGCATTAAAGTATACTAGATTTCCAAGAGGCTGCGGCtaccaaaaaaattgataatgtcCAACTACCACCACATATTCACAATCTAATTTCAAAAAAGGACATCCAATTACCCAATGTTCCATtattaaaaggaaagaaaatatattaagTTCTCACAACTTTAGTGTAGAAACTATAGGTTACAGCCTTTGAAGTAAATTAAATCTTTTTGAGAGTCACCTAGAATATACCGAACACCCCAACAAAATGCCACCATTTATTCAATGGACAATTAGAAGAATACTCATCCAATCACTACATTTCCATTAGAAAAAAGGTGTACTAATTAACATGACCTTAGTATAGATACAGAAGTAAACTAGATTTCCAAGATGAAACTAGAAAATAATGTAGTAACAATTCTAATCATAACTGGTTGCCTCTTAATTCGTATTTAAAGCCCAATCACTCTGAATAACACGTGCCATGAACAAGtacatgaaagaagaagataacaCAACTTCCATAACATTGACGAAGCAATTAGTCTTCATTCTTAAACATGATACTGAATAATGAATATCATCCATTTAACACCACTTGTTCTTTAGGAACGTATAATTTATGTTGTCTAGCCCTACAGCACCAACTGTTCCTGCTCAGACATACAATTACAGTGCTTCTACGCATCTCACATAAACCATTTACGATTGCTACAGGAGACCATGACCCACTATGAAGATACTGAGGCTACATTATGGGAGTTTCATTGTAAAAGGatactttcaattttcaagtaAATATAAGGTTAAAAACCACTTTAAAGGATTGGATTCGTATGAATGTCTCACTGCTCCTTTATATGATAAAGCAAAGGCAAATAGGCACCTTTCCCATTCGAAAACATGAACGCGTCACCAATTTCACTAAACATTTTACTCTCGTAACTTCTGAAACCTAAAGTAAAACCTTAAATTTTTTCTTCGTAAATTTGAATGGAATTCTAGCAAGTCCAACCTCACTAGGAATTCGTAGTAGTACACCAATCAAGAATCTCGACATCAAAAGAACCTCTGTGTGCTCATCACATACCAGCGATCATTAGCTCACTAGCAAGATTGAGGCAGAAATGATGGCATATAACGATTAATAATGAACCGTTCAGAACAAAAGGTCGACCCACCAAATCCCAACCTCAGTCTTAATCTCGAGCTCACCTCTTGGTATTCGACTGCCTCCCGCGAGAGAAGGTATCATCAAAGTCTCCGTTAAGTCGTTCTTTTATAGAACGCTTACTTCCCGCAGCCAAAACGCGATCCGCATACATCCTTCTAAAAGCAACAGCAGAAATCGGTCCTTCAAATACCTGAAATTCgcattttcatcatcaagatTGCAcaatagagaagaaaaagaaaatcgtCCAGTTCGACAAATCGGGTacgaacaaaaagaaaaatgttctcCAGTAAACCAGTTTCTAGGGTTTTGGAGAACAAACCTCCGTAAGataattagggtttacagaaaTTCCTCGACAacaacgaagaagaagaagacccaAAGGCAGATATAAGACTTAAGAAGAACAAATAGGAGAACGGTTCCTCTTCGTCCGTCACCGATTCAGGGACGACGAATCGCCGTCTCTTGATTATGCCTCGGAGATCCACGCACGCAGTGTCGAGGATGCCCCTTCGTGAGAAAGTGGGAAAAAAGCATTGAGGCTTCCTTTATATGTTCGGTTCGGAACTGAATGTTACCTGAACAAAATGTATAGATCCGGGATTGAGCTCATATGGAGCTAGCCGTCTGTCCTTGTCTTTGGTGAACGAGAGTTCATCTTGGATGCAGTTGTGCATCCAACTTAAATGTCCCACTTCAGCTAAGTTCCCAGCTATGCTAAACATGCTTCATGTCAATGAAAAAAGTGGATATTGAAACcttaaaaaaagtaattttagAACATTTAAAGCCCTTTTGATGACAGATATTGGAAGTAGATTTTGAGGAAACCCACTTAtataaaacttggttttcaattGGATTTTCAAAAAGGTAAGAACTAAGTTattgtgtttattttttattatattttattattaaaaatgtattttatattcaaaaatttttattttatatttgaaaaaatatttttttattttaatcaagcCCAGCCGAGCCCGGGCTTGGGTTTCGAGTGTCAGGCCgagccggcccaatgcccaggtctAATTACTGCGTATACACAAGTGACGTCAAATGTGTATCTCCCTAGTTCGTGCATTATACCATAAATTCTTCATGCACTAGTAGTAATAATCACCAAATACCCCAACAAAAACATCTTCTCCTCCACTATGTCAGCTACTAGCTCCTGCAATTATctcattttatttgttcaaaCTATTCTAGGCGTTCCAATAGAGATGCATACCAGAAACTTGTTTAGTAGCAATGcatttggttttagaaaagTGAGAAGCATAATAATGGTAAGGTGTTGGACTAATATAATTAAATTAGAGAGCTTGAATATACTAAACAAGAAGCTTCTCACTGGTGAACCTTCAATAAGTGCATAGGTTAGTGATTCACAAGcctttcatgaaaataataagTTGGGTGactcaaacaaaaaattaatctaTTATATTCTAAAGACAGTGTCCATCATTATCCAAACTGCACCTTGACAATTATCACTGGAATGGCCCATCAAAAAGTCCCAACATCATAAATAAGGCGGCataacgagtcgagccaacttggGCTCCACTTGAactcactaaaaaaaaaaggtcgactcatttataaacgactcatttataaacgagtcgagcttgagtttagATTTATACtagaaatgttaaacgagtcaatGACTCCACTTGTTTAAACTGGGCTCGACTCAACTATGTGAAAGTGGCTCATTGTTATTGAATTAGTTAAATGACTTAAGTGATTTAACTTACACAAGTTAAGtgaatcgagttgagctcgagcgtGTTCTAtggagcttgagctcgactcagctcgtgtaCAGCCCTAAAAGTTGATGTTGTAAAACACTAGATTATTCTAAGTACACTTGAAGTTGCCCGTCTGTATCTTCACCAAGTCAAATCTTAGATACTACATCTACCCGGCCATTGTAAATAtgataaagaacaaaaaaatgctaAATGGAAGGTGTTGTTATGATTGAGCATGCAGATATTGCCACATTCAAAGAAGAactatttgttttaaattaaataaCCACTGCTTTAACTAATCCACAACATTCAAGAATCGAATGAAATAACTTTAGATCATTAAAGAAAAGTGGACAGGACATTGTAATCCAATAAGGATCAACTGGGGGATAGCTTTCCAGCCATTTATTCACAATAAATGAACGTGTACAGTGAAAAAGAATAAGACGCACATCAAAATAGTAACCACAAGTTAttttaaaaccaggttttgaatgtgtcacccaaataaaaaaaaaaaacgaaaaatgaagtttataaaactcattaaaaactTTGCTTTCATAAACATTAGTTTTTACTCATCCATATGAAATGCTCCTAGAAGCTACCATGATGATTGCAAAACCATTTTATACAATTGACTTATTTGAGTCGTAGAGACAAACCAAGCTTGCCACTTCTTCGTCTCCACTAGAATTCATTATCATTTGATATCACAATCTCCTTGCAATATTCACAATAGTTGTATGTTTGgcaaatatatataacaaaatccaaatgcatggaaattcatccaaaaaaaaaaaaaagatatttgagTTGAGCTAGTGGCAAAGCCATAAATTTTGGCTAATGGGCactagttaaaaaaaatattaaatccTTAACagtaacaaaatatatatatataaaagcaagtAGTTGagagcaccaatatataaataaaggaaTTACGTGAGATCATGTTATTCACGTAACTCCACCATTGAATTGAGTTGTACTTCATCGTCGTCTTCAGTTTCCCTCACAAGCAACAGAGCATTCATTTtaattattatcattataagtttaagagaaaattatgaaaacttTTTACGTACATCAGGATACTGAAAATTCAAGGAATAGATTCCTGTTAAAATAATCGTGTGGGAATCTGGAGATTACAGGCCGACGATgaaaattgattaaaaaaatatgaaattggtttagacaaaaaataaaaaagagtacGATGCATGAGAATAAAAGGGCCGACTGAAGTGGTGGCCCGCCACGCGTCCCTCGTCGTgcgagagaagaagaagaagaagaagaggaacctgctcagagaagagagagaatgaacaGGAGCGTGCCAGATTGGATGAAGAGCTCGCTGTGGCCGTCCTTCGATGATCGGCACCATGCCATTGTGGACACAGCAGAGACACCAACTCCAAGAAGCTCCATCCCTCCTAACCAGCCTGATACCGCCGTCCTGCCTCCCCCTCCTCAGAGGGTGGTCTCTTCCCCCCCTGCTCCTCTCTCCCATCATGCTTCTGAAACTCCCAGGTCGACTCCGGCTCCTTTACTCGAAGACGCCTCCCGCGGAGATCGATTCCATGCTGCGGTAATCCCTTTTTGGCACCGTCTTCgctttttccttccttctcctGTGGTGGTGTTATAGAATTGGAGTGATTGTTTCGTTGAGTTCGTAACGATCTGGTTCAGTTGTCGAAGAGGAATATCGATTTGGCAGAGTTGCGGATGTTAACGGCGGAGGGTGTGCCGGATTCTGGCGGAATTCGGTCGGTTTTATGGAAGGTAACGGATCAGGGAGAgattttttcgttttggtgATGTAGGACTGTTAATCGTTTTggaattttattattattattatttattgttCGTAGGTTCTTCTGGGGTATTTGCCAACCAACAGGGATTTGTGGGCAGAGGAATTGAGGAGGAAACGAGCTCAGTATGGTTCTTTTAAGGAGGAACTGCTGCTTAGCCCTGTGAGTTTTGTCTTGGTGtctatcttttcctttattttagtAGAAATTCAGAACGTGGAATATCTTCTTTTGAGAAATTCATGTCATGTAGGCATTGGATGATTTCCCTTTTCCTTCGAAGAGTTTGATTCTCTAATTTAGTAATTTGCCATTCGATTTAAAAGTACTCCGTTTTATTATTCTCCATTCCGCTTAGCCATTGAACTGTTTTAGGGAAAGTACTTGGTCATAGTCATTGTGCCTTGTTTTTGTTCTCATTGTTTCCTTTTGGGGTTCTCCATGAGGAGATAGGTTTCTCCTCTCACTTGGTCAGAAAGTACatagaaaacacaaaaattcCCAATTTTTTCTCGTTTTCTTCTCAATTCAGATGTCGGCTTGTTTATGATTGCATTCCGtctattttcttcatttctttccgAGTTCCTATTTTCTTAGAGGATGGCTTCTGAATCTTTGCGGGGTTAGTCAGTCAGAACTTGCACGAAGGCTAGAAAAATTCAATGGGATGGAAAATGAAGACAGCTGTGCAGGAAGCGGTTTGCTGCATAGATCAGAAATAACTCATGGGGAGCATCCTTTAAGCCTTGGAGAAACCAGTATCTGGAACAAGTTCTTCCAGGTATTGTTGGCAATCTAAAAACGGTTTGCATTAgtactttttttgtttcatagaTGCCATGGGCTTCTGGGTCCCTACCAATTGCTGTAGTTCTCTAGGACACAGAAATCATGAAGCAAATTGATCGGGATATCAAACGTACTCATCCTGATATGGATTTCTTTTGTGGGGATTCTCCATCAGCGAAGTTGAATCAGGTAATCATCATTTTTAGGGATCCAATGGGATGTGGAGAAGTAAAATAATAAACTGATCCAGTGATACAGTCTTCAAGTTTAAACGGGCCCTTCTTTATTGCCTATTGCAGGAAGCATTAAAACATGTGCTAGCAGTATTTGCAAAGCTTAATCCTGGTATACAATATGTACAGGGGATGAATGAAATATTAGCTCCCCTCTTCTATGTGTTCAGGAATGACGCAGATGAACAAAATGCGGTAAGCCATTGCTCTTGCAATTTGGTTGTAGTGCTGTCAAATTAACTTTTTCTTGTAATCCATTTGGCAAACTGGAAGTTTATGTTGGCTTCTTCTTTGGGCTGGTAGGATTTTTCATGAAGATGAGAAAtgtgtctttctttctctctctgagcACTTTCTTATTTTCAGGCACAAGCAGAGCCAGactcctttttctgttttgtcaCATTGTTGAGTGGTTTCAGAGATCATTTTTGCCAACAACTTGACAACAGTACTGTGGGAATCCGGTCAACAATGTCAAGGCTGACACAGATTTTACGAGAGCATGATGAAGAACTCTGGCGTCATTTAGAGATTACAACTAAGGTGATATTCCTTTccaagcagttttttttttctttttatccatGTTTAGCTCCAGAATCACTTATATTTTTCTTCTGCAAAAGGATTactctattttgtttttgtgagcCTGCATGAAGGTTCAAGACAATCTATGTCTTGTCAAGGGTGTCAAGTGTTATACATCTTTCTTCTTAGTTATTCTAGTGTTCTCAATAGTTGAAGGAATCATAAAATTAGTTTAGGATGTCATGCAAGTTGTTCCTAGGGTGGAGGGTGCCTCTGTTGGCTCAGAAGATGAGAGGCTCTTTGACTTTAGCTTAAtctgaaaaaattacaaataccAATTCTTCAAGCTCGTTTCACTGGGCAACCATAAAAGGTGCACATTGATTTGACATGCCTGGACCTTGATTTCTCTGATAGTATGTAATTTTGTGCTACATTTTATGGTATCTGTTGCTAATATGATGTTCAAGTCAATTGGAACTAGGAGAAGCATATAGCTTATTGCAGTCTCCAAGACTGTTTCATGTGATATTTTGGCTTCCTTTATCAGTAGTGATCCTGAGTGACATCTTCAATGTAGAGCATAtacatggatttggatcaggTGAATTTTCATGGTGCAACTATTAGATTCATGGTCTATTAATGTGctaaatgattaaaaaattgcTGCAGTTTCGGAATAGGTGCTCTATTTTGTTGATAAGTGATTAACAACTAACTAAGATCGGGAGGTTCAGATGGTGGTTAAACAGGCAAgcagtttcttcttct
This window of the Nymphaea colorata isolate Beijing-Zhang1983 chromosome 2, ASM883128v2, whole genome shotgun sequence genome carries:
- the LOC116249181 gene encoding uncharacterized protein LOC116249181, which produces MYADRVLAAGSKRSIKERLNGDFDDTFSRGRQSNTKRQRQDDDKWKHDLYENSEHPHVSNPKLGVQDLRRKLQRKSSQTGRASQSGDLREKLSGMSHSQPVPPTTDVRKSNPMSDAKVVKRSAPAAEIAEENVANPSSVKKTKQKSGSSVASLLKSLGLEKYLITFQAEEIDMTALIHMGDEDLKALGIPMGPRKKILLALDSRVQN
- the LOC116247367 gene encoding TBC domain-containing protein C1952.17c-like — translated: MNRSVPDWMKSSLWPSFDDRHHAIVDTAETPTPRSSIPPNQPDTAVLPPPPQRVVSSPPAPLSHHASETPRSTPAPLLEDASRGDRFHAALSKRNIDLAELRMLTAEGVPDSGGIRSVLWKVLLGYLPTNRDLWAEELRRKRAQYGSFKEELLLSPSELARRLEKFNGMENEDSCAGSGLLHRSEITHGEHPLSLGETSIWNKFFQDTEIMKQIDRDIKRTHPDMDFFCGDSPSAKLNQEALKHVLAVFAKLNPGIQYVQGMNEILAPLFYVFRNDADEQNAAQAEPDSFFCFVTLLSGFRDHFCQQLDNSTVGIRSTMSRLTQILREHDEELWRHLEITTKVNPQFYAFRWITLLLTQEFNFTDSLHIWDALLSDPDGPLESLLRLCCAMLILIRKRLLAGDFTSNLKLLQNYPSTSVNHLLDLADKLRGLPIL